A region from the Desulfomarina profundi genome encodes:
- a CDS encoding glycerate kinase type-2 family protein: MEEQLPERYQDVISIFQAGLAAVEPGAAINRFCRLDGNVFFVDGAEYDLRQYKKIVVLGAGKAGAAMAKSVEALLGDRISEGLITVKDGHLEKLKRITIREASHPVPDARGLAGAREIYRLARRVDRETLVICLLSGGGSALLPLPVNGVSLGDKQDTTRVLLSCGATIHEINSVRKHLSVIKGGGLVRAVYPATLVTLILSDVVGDDLDVIASGPCVPDPTTFADCMEIFVKYDIKKKIPVSVYDHIRAGVAGKVVETPKAEQEFFKKNRNIIIGRNIDALVKAKEKATALGYNTLLLSSLIEGETRDIAACHMAVAREIAISGNPVRKPACLLSGGETTVTIRGAGKGGRNQEFVLAAALHMDGLKKIEVLSGGTDGTDGPTDAAGAVADETTIARARSLGMDAQQFLDNNDSYHFFDNLENLYKTGPTKTNVMDLRIILVQS; the protein is encoded by the coding sequence ATGGAAGAACAACTGCCTGAGAGGTATCAGGATGTCATATCGATTTTTCAAGCCGGCCTTGCCGCTGTGGAGCCCGGAGCTGCGATCAACAGATTCTGTCGGCTTGATGGAAATGTTTTTTTTGTTGACGGGGCAGAGTATGATCTCCGTCAATATAAAAAAATTGTTGTCCTCGGAGCTGGAAAAGCGGGTGCTGCCATGGCGAAATCTGTGGAAGCTCTGTTGGGAGATCGTATTTCAGAAGGGTTGATAACGGTCAAAGATGGTCATCTTGAAAAGCTTAAACGAATAACGATACGGGAAGCCAGTCATCCTGTTCCCGACGCCAGAGGGCTGGCCGGAGCCCGGGAAATTTACCGGTTGGCAAGGCGGGTTGACCGGGAAACACTGGTCATATGTCTTCTTTCCGGAGGTGGTTCAGCTCTTCTTCCTCTTCCGGTTAACGGCGTCAGTCTCGGAGATAAGCAGGATACTACACGGGTTCTGCTTTCCTGCGGTGCCACTATCCATGAAATAAATAGTGTGCGAAAACACCTTTCCGTGATTAAAGGTGGCGGGCTTGTCAGGGCGGTTTATCCTGCGACTCTTGTCACCCTCATTCTTTCCGATGTGGTCGGAGACGATCTGGATGTTATCGCTTCAGGCCCCTGTGTTCCCGACCCTACTACGTTTGCTGACTGCATGGAAATTTTTGTGAAATACGATATTAAAAAAAAGATTCCCGTTTCAGTTTACGACCATATACGGGCAGGAGTGGCAGGAAAAGTCGTTGAAACTCCCAAGGCTGAACAGGAATTTTTTAAGAAAAACCGTAATATTATTATCGGTCGAAATATTGATGCCCTTGTTAAAGCAAAAGAAAAGGCAACGGCCCTGGGATATAATACATTGCTGCTCTCCTCCTTGATTGAAGGAGAAACTCGTGATATTGCGGCCTGTCACATGGCTGTGGCCAGAGAAATTGCCATCAGTGGTAATCCCGTTCGAAAACCCGCATGCCTGCTTTCTGGTGGAGAAACTACAGTAACGATACGGGGTGCTGGAAAAGGTGGTCGCAATCAGGAATTTGTCCTGGCCGCGGCACTGCATATGGATGGGCTGAAAAAAATCGAGGTTTTGAGTGGTGGCACTGACGGAACCGACGGACCCACCGATGCAGCCGGTGCCGTGGCGGACGAAACAACTATTGCCAGAGCCAGATCTCTTGGCATGGACGCTCAACAGTTCCTCGATAATAATGATTCATATCATTTTTTTGATAATCTTGAGAACCTGTACAAGACAGGACCGACAAAAACCAATGTAATGGATCTTCGCATAATCCTTGTCCAATCGTAG
- a CDS encoding amidohydrolase family protein — MKEKQFIFVGWMIDGSGGPIRDHVLLEIENGVITELHDGCGIKNITTDRVTDLSHCTILPPLVDSHLHLFMSGTLDPEIRERQLTADCNELEPVIARHLNYLFSHGVLAVRDGGDRGGCALGYSRRMEASFPVQIKTTGRAWKQKNRYGSLIGRSPLEGESLAEGFIRETDEADWVKLVNSGLNSLKRFGRETAGQFTVEEMTRLVEVAGLQGKKVMVHANGVLPVKEALQAGCHSIEHGFFMGRENIELMAEKNVVWVPTAYTMKAYGENSSAAGGSVDLKVVRKNLEHQLDQMESARQAGVTIALGTDSGSLGVLHGESVVEEMKLLKKAGFSLPEIVQCATCNGARLLGIEEFGLLKKGKPATFLVSRGTSGQLPRKLTYLEDIYIAGNPSPMYRKNPVKTVLR, encoded by the coding sequence ATGAAAGAAAAACAATTTATTTTTGTTGGCTGGATGATTGACGGCAGTGGTGGGCCCATTCGGGATCATGTTCTGTTGGAGATAGAGAACGGTGTCATAACGGAGCTCCATGATGGGTGTGGTATAAAAAATATTACTACCGACCGGGTAACTGATCTTTCCCATTGTACAATACTCCCGCCCCTGGTGGACAGCCACCTGCACCTTTTTATGTCGGGTACTCTTGACCCGGAGATAAGAGAGCGTCAGCTGACTGCGGATTGCAATGAGCTGGAACCGGTCATCGCCCGTCATCTGAACTATCTGTTCAGTCATGGTGTTCTCGCTGTTCGTGATGGTGGGGATCGTGGTGGATGCGCCTTGGGGTACAGTAGACGGATGGAAGCTTCTTTCCCGGTTCAGATCAAGACAACCGGACGGGCCTGGAAACAAAAAAATCGTTATGGCAGCCTGATTGGCAGGAGTCCGCTGGAAGGTGAAAGTCTGGCCGAGGGTTTTATACGGGAGACGGATGAAGCGGACTGGGTGAAGCTTGTCAATTCCGGGTTAAACAGCCTGAAGAGATTTGGCCGTGAAACGGCGGGACAGTTTACTGTCGAGGAAATGACCCGTCTGGTTGAGGTTGCGGGTTTACAGGGAAAAAAAGTGATGGTCCATGCCAACGGTGTCCTCCCTGTGAAAGAGGCGCTGCAGGCCGGCTGCCACTCGATTGAGCATGGATTTTTCATGGGCAGGGAAAATATTGAGCTGATGGCGGAAAAAAATGTGGTATGGGTTCCCACGGCTTATACAATGAAAGCGTACGGGGAAAACAGTTCAGCTGCGGGGGGCAGTGTTGATTTGAAAGTGGTCAGGAAAAATCTGGAACACCAGCTCGATCAGATGGAATCAGCCAGGCAGGCGGGGGTAACCATTGCCTTGGGTACGGATTCAGGCAGCCTTGGAGTGCTTCACGGAGAATCCGTGGTGGAGGAAATGAAGTTGCTGAAAAAAGCGGGCTTTTCCCTGCCTGAAATCGTACAGTGTGCAACCTGCAACGGGGCCCGTCTTCTCGGTATTGAGGAGTTCGGTCTTTTGAAGAAAGGAAAACCGGCTACTTTCCTGGTATCCCGGGGAACTTCCGGACAGCTGCCCCGTAAACTGACCTACCTGGAAGATATCTATATTGCCGGAAATCCAAGTCCAATGTACCGGAAAAATCCTGTGAAAACAGTTTTAAGGTGA
- the mscL gene encoding large-conductance mechanosensitive channel protein MscL — MGMMQEFKEFAVKGNVVDMAVGIIIGGAFGKIVSSFVKDVIMPPIGMILGGVDFSNLAITLKEAAGETPAVLLSYGKFIQSVVDFTIIAFAIFIAVKAINNMKKKEEAKPADPPKQEVLLEEIRDLLKEQK, encoded by the coding sequence ATGGGCATGATGCAGGAATTTAAGGAGTTTGCAGTCAAGGGAAATGTCGTTGACATGGCGGTAGGTATTATCATTGGTGGTGCCTTTGGCAAAATAGTCTCCTCTTTTGTAAAAGATGTGATCATGCCACCCATCGGCATGATTCTCGGAGGTGTCGATTTTTCAAACCTTGCCATCACCCTTAAAGAGGCTGCCGGAGAAACACCGGCCGTTCTTCTCTCTTACGGAAAATTCATCCAGAGTGTTGTTGATTTTACGATTATCGCCTTTGCCATCTTTATTGCCGTAAAGGCAATCAACAATATGAAAAAGAAAGAAGAAGCCAAACCGGCTGATCCACCGAAGCAGGAAGTTCTTCTGGAAGAGATAAGAGACCTGCTCAAGGAGCAGAAATAA
- a CDS encoding AI-2E family transporter, producing the protein MKNPKNQLPAQETPPSAMGIKYFLLVFLISIFYFGRILWPFWSILVLSFLLTNLFRPVYSYLEKKMPESIASVLTCLLIIAIVFIPLVLFILALTDEALNLYNWGRDSRVGLKLQQFIQESPLILQLQDQLREVGFEFNPSQVSDSFSYLAKKGGLMLYNQASAWAANILQFLFLFFIMILVIFFLLIDQPKLVDYMIRLSPLPEDENRILIEKFQEIANAILKGNGVCGLVQGILGGTIFSILGLNSPLLWGAIMAILAFLPIFGIGLVMIPTSIILVINHRMGEGVFLFVFYIILSFSIEYLVKPKMVGTQVKMHTLLVFLSIIGGLKVYGVLGIIYGPLIITAFLTLSDIYLRRYEGHVQKL; encoded by the coding sequence ATGAAGAACCCAAAAAACCAACTTCCAGCGCAGGAAACACCGCCAAGCGCCATGGGAATTAAATACTTTCTTCTGGTCTTCCTGATTTCCATTTTCTATTTCGGCAGAATCCTCTGGCCTTTCTGGTCCATCCTTGTCCTCTCCTTTCTGCTGACCAATCTCTTCAGGCCGGTGTACTCCTATCTTGAAAAAAAGATGCCGGAATCAATTGCTTCCGTTCTCACCTGCCTGCTGATCATCGCCATCGTATTCATCCCGCTGGTTCTCTTTATCCTTGCTCTCACCGATGAGGCGCTGAACCTGTACAACTGGGGCCGGGATAGCAGGGTGGGCCTCAAGCTCCAGCAGTTTATCCAGGAAAGCCCGCTTATCCTGCAACTGCAGGATCAGCTCAGGGAAGTGGGATTTGAATTCAACCCATCCCAGGTTTCAGACTCATTTTCCTACCTGGCCAAAAAAGGCGGTCTTATGCTTTATAACCAGGCAAGTGCATGGGCTGCCAATATTCTCCAGTTTCTCTTTCTCTTCTTTATCATGATTCTGGTTATCTTCTTTCTCCTGATCGACCAGCCGAAACTGGTGGACTACATGATCAGACTCTCACCACTGCCTGAAGATGAAAACCGGATTCTCATCGAAAAATTTCAGGAAATCGCCAATGCCATCCTCAAGGGAAACGGTGTCTGCGGCCTTGTCCAGGGTATCCTTGGCGGTACCATCTTCTCCATCCTGGGGTTGAACTCTCCCCTGCTGTGGGGAGCGATCATGGCCATTCTCGCCTTTCTCCCCATTTTCGGTATCGGTCTGGTAATGATCCCGACCTCCATTATCCTGGTAATAAACCACCGCATGGGAGAAGGTGTTTTTCTCTTCGTTTTCTACATCATTCTCTCGTTTTCCATCGAGTACCTCGTCAAACCAAAAATGGTGGGAACCCAGGTAAAAATGCACACCCTGCTCGTTTTTCTCTCCATTATCGGCGGCCTTAAGGTTTATGGAGTTCTGGGTATTATATACGGCCCGCTGATCATCACCGCGTTCCTTACCCTGTCCGACATCTATCTGCGGCGCTACGAAGGACATGTACAGAAACTGTGA
- a CDS encoding Gfo/Idh/MocA family protein, with amino-acid sequence MGKNGVIRVGVIGTGKHGSRYVNHLLHDIDGLELTAISRRSEEGRVQGERWNVEWFPRWEDLVRATCVDAVISVVPPFLNVRIAEECAENQKPLLLEKPLGTGGVDGARIVEVMSEAKTPLTAGQTLRFNPVIQTLKKQLPQQGRLFSIYANQRLEPSSLGWHSVSEIAGAGITIHTAVHIFDALHYITGRKIRRVMAGSYQYHNERLEDLVTILVEMDDNVVGTVDVSRVGKARSGRYEFVCENGHLYGDQVHGIVESVRGSDRKEPLVFSPVGTIVPLLEEWCEFLQGKRKNPVPGKDGLYAVRVCDSCLQSARAGTWVEI; translated from the coding sequence ATGGGAAAAAACGGTGTGATACGTGTTGGTGTCATCGGTACGGGCAAACATGGCAGCAGGTATGTAAATCATCTTCTCCATGATATTGACGGCCTTGAATTGACAGCAATCAGCAGGCGCTCGGAAGAAGGGCGGGTGCAGGGGGAGCGCTGGAACGTAGAATGGTTTCCACGCTGGGAGGATCTGGTCAGGGCGACATGTGTGGATGCTGTTATCTCCGTTGTTCCTCCTTTTCTGAATGTAAGGATTGCTGAAGAATGTGCAGAAAATCAAAAACCGCTGCTTCTTGAAAAACCGCTCGGAACAGGCGGAGTTGATGGCGCACGCATTGTGGAGGTAATGTCAGAAGCAAAAACTCCCCTCACGGCTGGTCAGACTCTTCGTTTTAACCCGGTGATACAGACCCTGAAAAAACAACTGCCACAACAGGGACGGTTGTTTTCCATTTATGCCAATCAGCGTCTTGAGCCTTCATCTCTTGGCTGGCATTCAGTTTCGGAGATTGCTGGAGCAGGAATTACCATTCATACTGCCGTACATATTTTTGATGCCCTGCATTATATAACCGGGAGAAAGATCAGAAGAGTCATGGCCGGGAGTTACCAATATCATAACGAACGGCTTGAGGATCTGGTGACGATCCTGGTGGAGATGGATGATAACGTGGTCGGTACGGTAGATGTCTCAAGAGTAGGGAAGGCTCGTTCCGGAAGATATGAGTTTGTCTGTGAGAATGGTCATCTTTACGGGGATCAGGTGCATGGCATAGTGGAGAGTGTAAGGGGCAGTGACAGGAAGGAACCGCTTGTCTTTTCGCCGGTTGGAACAATTGTTCCCCTGCTGGAGGAATGGTGTGAATTTCTTCAGGGAAAGAGAAAAAATCCCGTACCGGGGAAGGACGGACTGTATGCAGTTCGTGTCTGCGACAGTTGCCTACAGTCAGCCAGGGCGGGCACATGGGTGGAGATTTGA
- a CDS encoding branched-chain amino acid aminotransferase — protein MWEDFEVALEKVASDRRKEKPDEGNLGFGVHFTDHMFLMKWDREHGWHDAKICPFDDFSLSPAAMVLHYGQAIFEGMKAYRGEDGQIYLFRPAENFERMNNSALRMCMPRIPVEKVVKSLKALLYLDREWIPKSEGSTLYIRPAMIGAEAALGLRPAGEYWFYIIMSPVGAYYKEGCNPTKIYVSDEHVRAVKGGVGNVKTAGNYAASLFTARLAEKAGCTQVLWLDGCEHKYVEEVGTSNIFFKIDDELVTPPLEGSILPGLTRDSVIKLAESRGVKVVERKIAIDEVLEAIEDGRLREAFGTGTAAVISPVGELFYRGKNYVIGDGRSGELSVELFTDLQAIQRGEKDDPFRWVVRCG, from the coding sequence ATGTGGGAAGATTTTGAGGTTGCATTGGAAAAAGTGGCAAGTGACCGGCGAAAAGAAAAACCGGATGAAGGTAATCTTGGTTTTGGCGTTCATTTCACGGATCATATGTTCTTGATGAAATGGGACCGGGAACATGGCTGGCATGATGCGAAAATCTGTCCTTTCGATGATTTCAGTCTTTCTCCTGCGGCCATGGTGCTCCATTACGGTCAGGCAATTTTCGAGGGAATGAAGGCTTACCGGGGGGAAGATGGTCAGATTTATCTGTTCAGGCCAGCTGAAAATTTCGAAAGGATGAACAACTCCGCTCTGCGGATGTGTATGCCACGGATTCCCGTGGAGAAGGTTGTGAAATCGTTAAAGGCACTGCTCTACCTGGACAGGGAGTGGATTCCGAAAAGTGAAGGTTCTACGCTCTATATCCGCCCTGCAATGATCGGTGCCGAAGCTGCCCTGGGATTGAGGCCTGCCGGGGAATACTGGTTCTATATAATAATGTCTCCTGTTGGAGCCTATTACAAGGAAGGGTGTAATCCGACGAAAATCTATGTCAGTGATGAACATGTGCGTGCCGTCAAGGGTGGTGTGGGCAACGTCAAGACAGCCGGGAATTACGCTGCTTCTCTGTTTACCGCCAGGCTTGCCGAAAAGGCGGGCTGCACCCAGGTGTTGTGGCTTGATGGGTGTGAACACAAATATGTGGAGGAGGTGGGGACCAGCAATATCTTTTTTAAAATTGATGACGAACTGGTAACTCCTCCCCTGGAAGGTTCTATTCTTCCGGGTTTGACCAGGGATTCGGTGATAAAGCTTGCAGAGTCCCGTGGTGTGAAGGTTGTTGAAAGAAAAATTGCCATCGATGAAGTTCTGGAAGCCATTGAGGATGGACGATTGAGGGAGGCATTTGGCACCGGAACCGCGGCTGTTATCTCCCCTGTTGGGGAACTTTTTTACCGGGGGAAAAATTACGTTATCGGTGATGGAAGGAGTGGAGAATTATCTGTCGAACTCTTTACTGATCTCCAGGCAATTCAAAGGGGAGAAAAAGATGATCCATTCAGATGGGTTGTCCGCTGTGGCTGA
- a CDS encoding SagB/ThcOx family dehydrogenase, with protein sequence MNKFKQHRDFIKDSLRKTIDFRTSDQSRGVPTPPLQEPIDESLPRIKLPDRGSWEPTIPAANLVQMIGKRRSRRTFNQAFLEVEELAFLLWATQGQRNQDGRTPHFRTVPSAGARHSFETYLFIHRVKKIPPGLYRFLPLSNELVMLYPMDEHHRAQLSWAVLGQHFVARSAVTFVWTAVPNRMEWRYLEAAHRVILLDAGHVCQNLYLACEAIQAGTCAIAAYDQEAMDELLQVDGENQFTIYLAPVGRY encoded by the coding sequence ATGAATAAATTCAAACAGCATCGTGACTTTATAAAAGACAGCCTCAGAAAAACAATTGACTTCCGCACAAGTGATCAATCCCGCGGCGTCCCTACTCCCCCTCTGCAGGAACCGATTGATGAGAGTCTTCCCCGCATCAAGTTACCCGACAGAGGTTCGTGGGAACCAACCATTCCAGCAGCAAACCTGGTACAAATGATAGGTAAACGGCGAAGCAGACGAACATTCAACCAGGCCTTTCTTGAGGTGGAAGAACTCGCTTTTCTCCTCTGGGCGACCCAGGGTCAGAGGAATCAGGATGGCCGGACACCCCATTTTCGGACAGTTCCTTCTGCAGGGGCCAGACACAGCTTTGAAACCTACCTGTTCATTCACAGGGTAAAAAAAATTCCTCCCGGACTGTATCGTTTTCTCCCCCTTTCCAATGAACTTGTCATGCTCTACCCCATGGACGAGCATCACAGGGCTCAACTATCGTGGGCTGTGCTGGGTCAGCATTTTGTTGCTCGAAGTGCGGTGACTTTTGTCTGGACAGCTGTTCCAAACCGCATGGAATGGCGTTATCTTGAGGCAGCTCACCGGGTTATTCTGCTGGATGCCGGTCATGTCTGTCAGAACCTGTATCTCGCCTGTGAAGCAATTCAGGCTGGGACCTGTGCCATAGCGGCATATGACCAGGAGGCCATGGACGAACTCCTTCAGGTAGACGGGGAAAACCAGTTTACCATCTACCTTGCCCCTGTCGGCAGATATTAG
- the metC gene encoding cystathionine beta-lyase — protein MKDEIIKHPATINPPVYHASTVLFRNYREMRLAGKGQLDGPTYGTDRMPVQRAFEKALCNLEKGSVTRLFPSGLSAIQNMFWCFAKSGDHILVVDNAYGPGVSFCRKILTQFNIETTCIPPSAGKDIIDFIRPETVLILLESPGSNTFEIQDIPAITAIAKEKNIITALDNTWATPLYLNPFDLGIDISIQSVTKYISGYSDVLMGALTVNQKYADILKNFYSRMELYAPENDCYMALRGLQTLATRLRQHEQSAIQVARHLEQHGKIDCLFHPALPSHPEHHLWKRDFQGSSGLFGFTLKQEYNDRELAEFIDSLKLFGLGYSWGGFKSLLTAARQRRRMPSRYSGKRIIRLHIGLESPEDLILDLERGLTKLP, from the coding sequence ATGAAAGATGAAATCATAAAACATCCGGCCACCATAAACCCTCCGGTCTATCATGCATCCACTGTCCTGTTCAGGAACTACAGAGAAATGCGCCTTGCCGGCAAAGGGCAATTGGACGGCCCGACCTATGGTACTGACAGGATGCCGGTTCAGCGGGCCTTTGAAAAAGCCCTGTGCAACCTTGAAAAAGGATCAGTTACCAGGCTTTTTCCATCAGGCCTTTCTGCTATCCAGAATATGTTCTGGTGTTTTGCGAAGAGTGGTGACCACATACTTGTAGTGGACAATGCCTACGGCCCGGGTGTCAGTTTCTGCAGAAAAATCCTGACACAATTCAATATAGAAACAACCTGTATTCCACCCTCCGCAGGGAAGGATATCATTGATTTCATCCGACCTGAAACCGTACTGATACTCCTTGAATCCCCCGGTTCAAATACTTTTGAGATTCAGGATATTCCCGCCATTACAGCCATCGCAAAAGAAAAAAATATCATCACCGCCCTGGACAATACCTGGGCAACACCCCTTTACCTGAATCCTTTTGACCTCGGTATTGATATCTCCATCCAGTCGGTGACAAAATATATCTCCGGCTACTCTGACGTTCTGATGGGCGCCCTTACGGTCAATCAGAAATATGCTGATATCTTAAAGAATTTTTATTCACGAATGGAGCTTTACGCCCCGGAAAATGACTGCTATATGGCCCTTCGTGGCCTGCAAACCCTGGCTACCAGACTGCGACAGCATGAACAATCTGCCATACAGGTGGCCAGACACCTTGAACAGCATGGAAAAATCGACTGCCTCTTCCATCCGGCACTGCCGAGTCACCCTGAGCATCATCTCTGGAAACGTGATTTTCAAGGCTCTTCCGGCCTGTTCGGTTTTACCCTGAAACAGGAATATAATGACAGGGAGCTTGCAGAATTCATCGACAGCCTGAAACTGTTTGGCCTTGGTTACAGCTGGGGCGGTTTCAAAAGCCTGCTGACTGCAGCCCGCCAGAGAAGGAGAATGCCTTCACGCTACTCAGGAAAACGAATCATCCGGCTGCATATTGGCCTGGAATCCCCGGAAGATCTCATTCTTGACCTGGAAAGAGGACTGACTAAGCTGCCGTGA
- the ribB gene encoding 3,4-dihydroxy-2-butanone-4-phosphate synthase, with protein MNQSLEVQFGTWRNRVESALAALRTGDGVLLVDDEDRENEGDLIYSTDHLTPEQMALMIRECSGIVCLCLTDERADALKLRPMVEKNNSRNKTAYTISIEARNGVTTGVSAADRVTTIKTAVNRNAKPEDLCHPGHVFPLRAQSGGVCSRRGHTEGTVDLMRLAGLDPSGILCELTNSDGTMARLPEIMAFAENHKMVVLTIDDIVKYRLQ; from the coding sequence ATGAATCAGTCTCTGGAAGTACAGTTTGGAACTTGGCGTAATCGTGTTGAATCGGCATTGGCCGCACTTCGAACTGGTGACGGCGTGTTGCTGGTTGATGATGAGGACCGGGAAAATGAAGGGGATCTGATATATTCAACAGATCATTTGACACCGGAACAGATGGCATTGATGATACGTGAATGCAGTGGTATTGTCTGTCTCTGCCTGACAGATGAACGCGCCGATGCGCTGAAACTTCGTCCCATGGTGGAGAAAAACAACAGCCGTAACAAGACGGCCTATACAATCTCGATTGAGGCCCGGAACGGTGTGACCACCGGGGTCTCTGCGGCTGATCGTGTTACCACGATTAAAACCGCAGTCAACAGGAATGCAAAACCTGAAGATCTCTGTCATCCCGGTCATGTGTTCCCGCTGCGGGCACAATCCGGTGGTGTGTGCAGCAGAAGGGGACATACTGAAGGTACGGTTGATCTGATGAGGCTTGCCGGGCTTGATCCATCGGGAATACTCTGTGAGCTGACCAACAGTGATGGAACCATGGCCAGGCTTCCAGAAATCATGGCTTTCGCAGAAAACCATAAAATGGTTGTCCTGACTATTGATGATATAGTCAAGTATCGACTGCAGTAG
- a CDS encoding NAD(P)-dependent oxidoreductase: protein MTVLKGTEIGFIGIGVMGKGMVRNLLRDGWKVHVYSRTKAKAKELLKEGGVWEESVAVLAARCSVIFSMVGFPKDVEEIYLADDGILNNAASGSYVIDMTTSQPQLAEKIAGMAEKKNIFSLDAPVSGGDIGARNGTLSIMVGGDCNAYEHILPLFQLMGKNIIYQGGAGAGQHTKMCNQIAIAAGMLGVCEALAYAERSGLDQRTVLASIESGAAGSWSLSNLGPRIMKGDFSPGFYVKHFIKDMTIALESAVAMGLDMPGLVKAKELYEKLAAMGCDEDGTQALYKMYRREDDC, encoded by the coding sequence ATGACTGTGTTAAAGGGAACAGAAATCGGTTTTATCGGCATTGGAGTTATGGGAAAAGGCATGGTTCGCAACCTGTTGCGTGATGGCTGGAAGGTGCATGTTTACTCCCGAACAAAGGCAAAGGCAAAAGAGCTGCTCAAAGAGGGTGGTGTATGGGAAGAGAGTGTGGCGGTTCTGGCAGCCAGGTGTTCAGTTATTTTTTCCATGGTCGGTTTTCCAAAAGATGTGGAAGAGATTTATCTGGCCGATGATGGTATTCTCAATAATGCTGCTTCCGGAAGCTATGTCATTGACATGACAACTTCACAGCCGCAATTGGCTGAAAAAATAGCCGGAATGGCGGAAAAGAAAAATATTTTTTCTCTGGATGCACCCGTTTCAGGCGGGGATATCGGCGCAAGAAACGGTACACTTTCCATCATGGTTGGTGGCGACTGCAATGCGTATGAGCATATTCTGCCTCTTTTTCAATTGATGGGAAAAAATATTATCTACCAGGGAGGTGCGGGTGCCGGGCAGCATACAAAAATGTGTAATCAGATAGCCATTGCCGCAGGAATGCTTGGAGTTTGCGAGGCTCTTGCCTATGCTGAACGTTCAGGACTCGACCAGCGTACTGTTCTGGCAAGTATTGAGAGTGGTGCTGCCGGGAGCTGGTCCCTGTCTAATCTGGGACCCCGGATAATGAAAGGTGATTTTTCGCCCGGTTTTTATGTGAAGCATTTCATAAAAGACATGACTATTGCTCTTGAGTCTGCTGTCGCCATGGGGCTGGATATGCCGGGACTTGTCAAGGCAAAAGAGTTGTATGAAAAACTGGCGGCAATGGGGTGTGATGAAGACGGTACTCAGGCTCTCTATAAGATGTACAGAAGGGAGGATGACTGTTGA